One window from the genome of Bacillus weihaiensis encodes:
- the uxaC gene encoding glucuronate isomerase has translation MKTFLDENFLLTNSTAEKLYHQVMKDLPIFDYHCHLSPKEIYENQSFENMTQLWLAGDHYKWRAMRIHGVNEHLITGDASDWEKFAAWAETMPYLFGNPLYHWAHMELRTYFGISKLLSADTAKEIWEECNEKLQTDDFKPRRFIERSQVQFVGTTDDPTDSLDYHKLLKEDEEFSVEVGPTFRPDQALFLERPSFKEWLTKLEKSTNLKVDTLDGLVKALKERVHYFAENGCYASDHDIPLMVYKDLPKAEVEEIFTKRLQNEELTAEEIIGYRSYLLVELGKMYAEKEWVMQLHMGALRNNNTYMKELIGADGGFDSIGDQLLAEGLSRFLDTLDQARSLPRTVLYNLNPRDNYVIGTMIGNFFEEGIPGKVQFGSGWWFNDQYNGMLNQMTDLANLGSLSHFIGMTTDSRSLLSYVRHEYFRRIVCTIIGEWVEDGKVPNDEAILHQMVKNIGFHNAKEYFSLR, from the coding sequence ATGAAAACGTTTTTAGATGAGAACTTTTTACTAACAAATTCAACTGCAGAGAAGCTTTATCATCAAGTAATGAAAGACTTACCGATCTTCGACTATCATTGTCATCTAAGTCCGAAGGAAATCTATGAAAATCAATCGTTTGAAAATATGACACAGCTTTGGCTTGCTGGTGATCATTATAAATGGCGTGCTATGCGTATTCACGGAGTAAATGAACACTTAATTACTGGTGATGCGAGTGATTGGGAGAAATTCGCCGCATGGGCTGAAACAATGCCTTATTTATTCGGAAATCCGCTCTACCACTGGGCGCACATGGAGCTAAGAACCTATTTCGGTATTTCGAAGCTTTTATCTGCGGATACAGCAAAAGAAATTTGGGAAGAATGTAACGAAAAGTTGCAAACTGATGACTTTAAGCCCCGCCGATTTATCGAACGGTCACAAGTACAATTTGTTGGGACTACAGATGACCCAACTGATTCTCTAGACTATCATAAGCTATTAAAAGAGGATGAAGAATTTTCTGTGGAAGTAGGTCCAACATTTCGTCCTGATCAAGCGCTGTTTCTTGAAAGACCTAGTTTCAAAGAATGGCTTACTAAACTAGAGAAATCCACTAACCTAAAGGTTGATACACTTGATGGTTTAGTAAAGGCCTTAAAAGAAAGAGTTCATTATTTTGCTGAAAACGGCTGCTATGCATCTGATCATGATATCCCACTTATGGTATACAAAGATCTTCCAAAGGCTGAAGTAGAAGAGATTTTTACTAAACGTCTACAGAATGAAGAGCTTACAGCTGAGGAAATTATTGGTTATCGCTCCTATCTTTTAGTTGAATTAGGAAAGATGTACGCAGAGAAAGAATGGGTTATGCAGCTACATATGGGTGCATTGAGAAATAATAACACGTATATGAAAGAATTAATTGGTGCAGATGGTGGCTTTGATTCAATCGGTGATCAATTACTAGCTGAAGGTTTGTCGCGTTTTCTAGATACCCTTGATCAAGCTAGGTCGCTTCCAAGAACTGTTCTTTATAATTTAAATCCACGTGATAATTATGTAATTGGAACGATGATTGGGAATTTCTTTGAAGAGGGTATTCCTGGTAAGGTTCAATTTGGTTCTGGCTGGTGGTTTAATGATCAATACAATGGCATGCTCAATCAAATGACAGATTTAGCGAACTTAGGCTCACTCAGCCACTTTATCGGAATGACAACAGATTCTCGTAGTCTTCTTTCATATGTTCGTCATGAATACTTTAGAAGAATTGTATGTACGATCATTGGTGAATGGGTGGAAGATGGAAAAGTTCCGAATGATGAAGCGATTTTACATCAAATGGTCAAAAATATTGGTTTTCATAACGCAAAAGAATATTTCTCGTTAAGATGA
- a CDS encoding ROK family transcriptional regulator, with protein MATGDAAYIKKINRSLIISKIIEEGMISRADLSKITNLTRATISVQVADLLEENLIVESQQEHNHVGRKPIMLSLNRLSGFALGIDLDYKQVTFTLSDLAGNPVQTEVVELKNSLYENALELLKSQIKAFDDQCSDSHFGLIGVVIGVHGIVTKGQMINFVPQHKWEHKHLKEDLEKDLNITIRIENNANLCSFAEKVYKRHQSENLVSVSMYSGIGLGILINGDLLKGYHGYAGEMGHMIVVPEGKACNCGNSGCWELYASEASFFRQLHELQQTQELTYKDVKKLMDEQEPATQKLLEEFINYVAIGLNNIINLLNPETLVLNSELLKLDPHAIDKIKANLTSSVSYYHELFISDLGKDAAVMGACALAIKSFLDIPDLRLHIEDVQ; from the coding sequence ATGGCAACAGGCGATGCTGCTTATATTAAAAAAATTAATAGAAGTTTGATTATAAGTAAAATTATTGAAGAAGGAATGATTTCAAGAGCCGATTTATCAAAGATCACTAACCTTACAAGAGCTACAATCTCCGTTCAGGTAGCAGACTTGTTAGAAGAAAATTTGATAGTGGAATCTCAACAGGAACATAACCATGTAGGAAGAAAACCAATCATGCTTTCACTTAATCGTCTTTCCGGATTTGCATTAGGGATAGACTTAGATTACAAACAGGTGACATTTACCTTATCTGATTTAGCTGGAAACCCTGTTCAAACAGAAGTAGTTGAGCTGAAAAACTCCCTATATGAAAATGCACTTGAATTACTTAAAAGCCAAATTAAAGCTTTTGATGATCAATGTTCAGACAGTCACTTTGGTCTTATAGGGGTTGTAATTGGCGTACACGGGATTGTTACAAAAGGTCAAATGATTAATTTTGTTCCTCAGCATAAATGGGAACACAAACATCTAAAGGAAGATCTAGAGAAGGACCTCAATATCACTATACGTATTGAGAATAACGCAAATTTATGCTCATTTGCAGAGAAAGTCTACAAGCGTCATCAAAGTGAGAATTTAGTGAGTGTTAGTATGTACTCTGGCATCGGATTAGGCATCTTAATCAACGGGGACCTGCTTAAGGGATACCATGGATACGCTGGTGAAATGGGGCACATGATCGTCGTTCCTGAGGGTAAAGCCTGTAATTGTGGAAACTCAGGTTGCTGGGAACTATATGCTTCTGAAGCTAGCTTCTTTCGTCAGCTACATGAATTGCAGCAAACTCAAGAACTAACCTATAAGGATGTAAAAAAGCTTATGGATGAACAAGAGCCAGCTACGCAAAAGCTACTAGAAGAATTTATAAACTATGTAGCCATCGGTCTAAATAACATTATCAATTTATTAAACCCTGAAACATTAGTGTTAAATAGTGAGCTATTAAAGCTAGATCCGCATGCTATTGATAAGATTAAGGCTAATCTTACTTCATCCGTCAGCTATTATCATGAATTGTTTATCTCAGATTTAGGAAAAGATGCTGCTGTAATGGGAGCCTGTGCGTTGGCGATTAAAAGCTTTTTAGACATTCCTGATCTAAGACTACACATTGAGGATGTTCAATAA
- the gndA gene encoding NADP-dependent phosphogluconate dehydrogenase gives MSKQQQIGVIGLAVMGKNLALNIESRGYSVSVFNRSYEKTEEFLKNEAEGKNVVGLKTIEEFVTSLEKPRKILLMVKAGAATDATIASLRPYLEEGDILIDGGNTFFEDTIRRNKELESTGIHFIGTGVSGGEEGALKGPSIMPGGQKEAYELVAPILKAVSAKVGVEECVTYIGPNGAGHYVKMVHNGIEYGDMQLICEAYFILKNVLGLRAKELHQVFADWNKGELNSYLIEITSDIFTKVDEETGKPLVDLILDTAGQKGTGKWTSQNALDLGVPLPIITESVFARFISAMKDERVKASKLLKGPKPTSFNGKKEDLIEAVRKALYLSKIVSYAQGFAQMRAASEEYKWDLNYGDIAMIFRGGCIIRAQFLQKIKEAYDRDPSLANLLLDPYFKEIVETYQSALRQVISLSVENGIPVPAFSSAIAYYDSYRSEGLPANLLQAQRDYFGAHTYQRIDKEGVFHTNWME, from the coding sequence ATGTCAAAACAACAACAAATAGGTGTTATTGGATTAGCTGTAATGGGAAAAAATCTGGCCTTAAACATTGAAAGCAGAGGGTATTCTGTTTCCGTCTTCAACCGTTCATATGAGAAAACAGAAGAGTTTTTAAAAAATGAAGCAGAAGGAAAAAATGTTGTGGGGTTAAAAACGATCGAAGAGTTTGTTACTTCTTTGGAAAAACCACGTAAAATTTTGTTGATGGTAAAGGCAGGTGCAGCTACAGATGCAACAATTGCATCATTACGACCATATCTTGAAGAAGGTGATATTTTAATAGATGGTGGAAATACATTTTTCGAAGATACAATCAGACGAAATAAAGAATTAGAATCAACAGGCATTCATTTTATTGGGACTGGTGTTTCAGGTGGGGAAGAAGGAGCATTGAAAGGACCTTCTATTATGCCAGGTGGACAGAAGGAAGCTTATGAGCTAGTTGCACCCATTTTAAAAGCGGTTTCAGCTAAAGTTGGAGTAGAGGAATGTGTGACATATATTGGACCAAATGGTGCAGGTCATTATGTGAAAATGGTTCACAATGGGATTGAATACGGTGACATGCAATTAATTTGTGAAGCTTACTTTATTCTTAAAAACGTACTTGGCTTACGTGCAAAAGAGCTCCATCAGGTTTTTGCCGACTGGAATAAAGGAGAGCTTAACAGCTATCTTATCGAAATTACATCTGACATTTTCACAAAAGTAGACGAAGAAACCGGTAAACCTTTAGTTGATTTAATCCTTGATACCGCAGGACAAAAAGGGACAGGAAAGTGGACAAGTCAAAATGCCCTTGATCTAGGTGTTCCCCTTCCAATTATTACGGAGTCAGTCTTCGCTCGCTTCATTTCGGCTATGAAGGATGAGAGAGTAAAAGCTAGTAAGCTGTTAAAAGGACCAAAGCCTACTTCCTTTAATGGAAAGAAAGAAGACTTGATTGAAGCTGTTCGGAAAGCTCTTTACTTAAGTAAAATTGTTTCATATGCTCAAGGCTTTGCTCAGATGCGGGCAGCATCAGAAGAATACAAGTGGGACCTTAACTATGGAGATATTGCCATGATCTTCCGTGGTGGCTGTATTATCCGTGCTCAATTCTTACAAAAGATTAAAGAGGCATACGATCGTGATCCGAGCCTTGCAAATCTTCTTTTAGATCCATACTTTAAAGAAATCGTAGAAACGTATCAATCAGCCTTACGCCAAGTGATATCTTTATCAGTAGAAAATGGTATTCCAGTACCAGCATTTTCAAGTGCTATCGCTTATTATGATAGTTATCGTAGTGAAGGATTACCAGCGAATCTCTTACAAGCTCAACGTGATTACTTTGGAGCTCATACGTATCAACGCATTGATAAAGAAGGAGTATTTCATACAAATTGGATGGAATGA
- a CDS encoding glycoside hydrolase family 31 protein, which translates to MSLRERYQFQFLAEKNNTLMFQLDQSDVIARVFVLEEDMLRVMMTKGEELEVKKTWLVAPGMDDVPMEGRDRFDLTPYSLPHYRYKNEGSTFTIETARVKVNINLDGFKLTWFAKDSSGNVQQIASDRQTQAYNFDGSLGEGIYHYQKRTLEEQYFGLGEKAGETDRYGKRYRMLSVDPMGYDAQHTDPLYKHIPFYITRNKQTKISFGIFYDNMAQSVFDMGNEMDNYHGWYRYYQSMAGDLDYYVMLGPEVKDVVKKYSWLTGKTIFAPKWSFGYSGSTMTYTDAPDAQEQVKKFINSCEENDIICDSFQLSSGYTSIGDKRYVFNWNTDKFPDAKGFINDFHDKGVKLCANIKPALLKDHPLFHELKEKNMFILNEAGEIEMAQFWDEVGAYIDFTNEESVKWWKQKVTEQLLEFGIDSTWNDNNEFEVWSKNAVCNGFGEQTNFENVRSLQPLLMMKASYEAQKEYAPELRPYLISRSGSPGMQRYVQTWSGDNYTSWKSLKYNIKMGVGLSLSGIYNLGHDIGGFSGPAPEQELLVRWVQNGIFHPRFTIHSWNDDKTVNVPWMYEETTGLIRDLIKFRHRMIPYLYTALYNAHEKYEPILRPTFYEFEHDEKTFEENDDFMLGESMLVASVVEKGQRERTVYLPKYEDGWYDYHTSQWYEGGQTVRIPAPLEYNPLLIKAGSIIPMNDADSSFADKTKDERGFFLFPQKDAGVTTYDLFEDDGISADYQENHTIVSVKMEASSDVINVHYSIEGAYKLPYETIRFYLPENDERKLLVNGKELTKENKGYVVKI; encoded by the coding sequence ATGTCATTAAGAGAAAGATACCAGTTTCAATTTTTAGCAGAAAAAAACAATACGCTCATGTTTCAATTAGATCAATCAGATGTGATCGCAAGAGTATTTGTATTAGAAGAAGATATGCTACGTGTGATGATGACGAAAGGTGAAGAGCTTGAGGTTAAGAAGACATGGCTTGTCGCTCCAGGTATGGATGATGTCCCTATGGAAGGGAGAGATCGATTTGACTTAACCCCATATTCACTCCCACACTATCGTTATAAAAATGAAGGGAGCACCTTTACGATTGAAACAGCTCGTGTAAAGGTGAACATTAACTTAGATGGATTTAAACTAACGTGGTTTGCAAAAGATTCATCAGGAAATGTGCAACAAATTGCCTCGGATCGTCAAACACAAGCATATAACTTCGATGGGTCACTAGGTGAAGGGATTTATCATTATCAAAAACGAACACTAGAAGAACAATATTTTGGGTTAGGGGAAAAAGCTGGAGAAACAGATCGATATGGTAAGCGTTACCGTATGCTAAGTGTTGATCCAATGGGCTATGATGCTCAGCACACGGATCCCCTGTATAAGCATATTCCATTTTATATTACTCGAAATAAGCAAACAAAGATCTCGTTTGGAATTTTCTATGATAATATGGCTCAGAGTGTTTTTGATATGGGAAACGAAATGGATAACTACCATGGATGGTATAGATATTATCAATCAATGGCAGGCGATTTAGACTACTATGTTATGTTAGGACCTGAAGTAAAAGATGTTGTGAAGAAATATTCTTGGTTAACAGGTAAAACCATTTTTGCCCCTAAATGGAGTTTCGGTTATTCAGGTTCAACAATGACTTATACGGATGCACCTGATGCACAGGAACAAGTAAAGAAATTCATTAATAGCTGTGAAGAAAACGATATCATATGTGATTCGTTTCAATTATCTTCAGGATATACCTCAATAGGAGATAAGCGTTATGTCTTCAATTGGAATACGGATAAATTTCCTGATGCAAAGGGATTTATTAATGACTTTCATGATAAAGGTGTAAAGCTATGTGCAAATATTAAGCCAGCATTATTGAAGGATCATCCTCTGTTTCATGAATTAAAAGAAAAAAACATGTTTATTTTGAATGAAGCTGGCGAAATTGAAATGGCACAATTTTGGGATGAAGTTGGCGCGTACATTGATTTTACAAATGAAGAATCAGTGAAGTGGTGGAAGCAAAAGGTGACGGAGCAGTTATTAGAGTTTGGAATCGATTCCACATGGAACGATAATAATGAATTTGAAGTATGGTCAAAAAATGCTGTTTGTAATGGGTTCGGTGAACAAACGAATTTTGAAAATGTGCGCTCCTTACAACCACTTTTAATGATGAAGGCTTCATATGAAGCACAAAAGGAGTATGCTCCAGAACTTAGACCATATTTAATTTCTCGTTCAGGAAGTCCTGGGATGCAACGCTATGTCCAGACTTGGTCAGGAGATAACTATACAAGCTGGAAATCATTAAAATACAATATTAAAATGGGAGTTGGCTTAAGTCTATCTGGTATTTATAACCTTGGCCATGATATTGGTGGATTTTCAGGCCCAGCTCCAGAGCAAGAGCTATTAGTGAGATGGGTACAGAACGGTATCTTCCATCCCCGTTTTACCATTCATTCATGGAATGATGATAAAACGGTCAATGTCCCTTGGATGTATGAAGAAACAACAGGTCTCATCCGAGATTTAATTAAGTTCCGTCATCGGATGATTCCTTATTTATATACGGCATTATACAATGCACATGAAAAATACGAACCGATTCTTCGTCCAACTTTCTATGAATTCGAACATGATGAAAAAACGTTTGAAGAAAATGATGATTTCATGTTAGGTGAATCAATGCTCGTTGCATCAGTTGTTGAAAAGGGTCAAAGAGAAAGAACGGTTTATTTACCGAAATATGAAGATGGTTGGTATGATTACCACACTTCCCAATGGTATGAAGGTGGGCAAACAGTAAGGATCCCCGCACCATTGGAATATAATCCTTTATTAATAAAAGCAGGAAGTATCATTCCGATGAATGATGCTGACTCTTCATTTGCAGATAAAACTAAGGATGAACGTGGATTCTTTTTATTCCCACAAAAAGACGCTGGAGTGACGACTTATGATCTTTTCGAGGATGATGGTATATCCGCTGATTATCAAGAAAATCACACAATTGTTTCAGTCAAAATGGAAGCGAGTTCAGATGTAATAAATGTTCACTACAGTATTGAGGGAGCATACAAACTTCCTTACGAAACCATTCGATTCTATCTACCTGAAAATGATGAGAGAAAATTACTTGTGAATGGGAAAGAGTTAACGAAGGAAAATAAAGGATACGTGGTAAAGATATAA
- a CDS encoding TRAP transporter large permease, with protein sequence MALQAGLVLVIVFFLMLVLSVPISVSIVIASMVTILTILPMDMAIFTAAQKVVTGLDSFTLLAVPFFILSGILMNNGGIAERLINFAKVLVGKMPGSLAHANVLGNMLFGSLSGSSVAAAAAIGGTMGPLQKKEGYDPKFSAAVNIASAPTGLIIPPSGVLIIYSLVSGGTSVAALFIAGYLPGILWGLACIVVGYIIAKRRNYPVSERVPFIVAVKTFLDAIPSLLLIVIVIGGILGGIFTATEAAAVAVAYTFLLAMVYRTVKLTDLPRIIMETVEITAVIMLLVAASSIMSWVMAFTGIPTAISELILSISDNPIIILLILNIFLLIIGTFMDITPAVLIFTPIFLPIVTSFGMDPIHFGIMMVLNLSIGNITPPVGSALFVGASIANLDLEDVIKPLIPFYVVIIIVLLVVTYIPEISMMLPRMLGY encoded by the coding sequence ATGGCATTACAAGCTGGACTTGTTTTAGTCATTGTATTTTTTCTAATGCTTGTTCTAAGTGTGCCGATTTCAGTTAGTATCGTGATTGCTTCAATGGTTACGATTTTAACGATTTTGCCCATGGATATGGCCATTTTCACGGCAGCTCAGAAAGTGGTAACAGGACTTGATAGTTTTACACTGTTGGCGGTTCCATTTTTTATCCTTTCAGGAATTTTAATGAATAATGGTGGAATCGCTGAGCGTCTTATCAATTTTGCAAAAGTACTTGTTGGGAAAATGCCTGGATCCTTAGCTCATGCAAATGTATTAGGTAATATGTTGTTTGGCTCTCTTTCGGGTTCTTCTGTTGCAGCAGCAGCAGCTATCGGAGGAACAATGGGACCTTTACAAAAGAAGGAAGGATATGATCCGAAATTTTCAGCAGCAGTTAATATTGCTTCTGCTCCAACGGGATTAATTATTCCACCAAGTGGCGTTTTAATTATTTACTCATTAGTAAGTGGTGGAACTTCAGTAGCTGCGTTGTTTATTGCAGGTTATTTACCAGGTATCTTATGGGGCTTAGCCTGTATTGTAGTTGGATATATTATCGCAAAACGTAGAAATTATCCTGTGTCTGAAAGAGTACCATTTATAGTAGCTGTTAAAACATTTTTAGATGCGATCCCAAGCTTACTTTTAATTGTTATTGTCATTGGTGGAATTTTAGGTGGGATTTTTACAGCGACTGAAGCTGCGGCAGTAGCAGTTGCGTATACATTTCTTTTGGCAATGGTTTATCGAACAGTTAAGCTAACTGATTTACCTCGTATTATCATGGAAACAGTTGAGATTACAGCAGTCATCATGCTACTTGTAGCTGCTTCATCTATTATGTCATGGGTCATGGCATTTACAGGGATTCCTACAGCGATTAGTGAATTGATCCTGTCTATTTCGGATAATCCTATTATCATTCTATTAATCTTAAATATCTTCTTATTAATAATTGGTACATTTATGGATATTACTCCAGCTGTGCTTATTTTCACACCAATCTTTTTACCGATTGTAACGAGTTTTGGAATGGATCCCATTCATTTTGGAATTATGATGGTACTAAATTTGAGTATCGGTAATATCACTCCTCCAGTTGGAAGTGCCTTATTTGTTGGGGCGAGTATTGCAAATTTAGATTTAGAGGATGTAATCAAACCATTAATTCCTTTCTACGTTGTCATTATTATCGTTTTACTAGTGGTTACGTATATTCCAGAAATCAGTATGATGCTTCCTAGAATGCTCGGTTATTAA
- a CDS encoding TRAP transporter small permease produces MILLRKAVDRVTAFLTCTLMIVMVLIACWQVFTRFVLNSPSTVSEEFLRYALIWLTMLGSAYAYGKKKHLAVVFVARKIPEKYQIVVKLLVEAVVLVFIVVILLFGGTQAYQNAVGQVSSALGMPMQYLYLSLIVSGVLFLFYLILHVKEYFTKGEQIAE; encoded by the coding sequence ATGATCCTATTGAGAAAGGCAGTGGATAGGGTTACAGCGTTTTTAACATGCACCTTAATGATCGTTATGGTGTTAATTGCTTGCTGGCAAGTGTTTACACGTTTTGTGTTAAATTCTCCTAGTACTGTATCAGAGGAGTTTCTGAGATATGCATTAATTTGGCTAACCATGCTCGGTTCTGCGTATGCCTACGGTAAAAAGAAGCATTTAGCTGTTGTGTTTGTTGCAAGAAAAATTCCAGAAAAATATCAAATTGTTGTGAAATTACTTGTAGAAGCAGTCGTGTTGGTGTTTATTGTGGTTATTCTGCTTTTTGGAGGAACACAAGCTTACCAAAATGCAGTAGGTCAAGTTTCATCTGCGCTTGGAATGCCGATGCAGTATTTATATTTAAGTCTTATCGTTTCAGGAGTTTTATTCTTATTCTATTTAATTCTTCATGTGAAAGAGTATTTTACAAAAGGAGAGCAAATAGCAGAGTAA
- a CDS encoding TRAP transporter substrate-binding protein, which translates to MKMKKLLSVAATGVLSLSLLAACGSNSASENAENGGSSESAEAVSLRLAHNQPEDHPVHTSLMELSTLTEENSDGNVKIELFPNGQLGQERDVIELVKSGTLDMAKVSASALEAFDSNYAIFSLPYVFQSKEHYYEVMDNSEAVQEIFQGTKDDGFVGIGWYDAGQRSIYTADKKVESPADMNGMKIRVQESPTSISMIEAMGGAPTPMSYGEVYTSLQQGVIDGAENNETALTNSKHGEVAKAYTYTEHQYVPDVLIVSTKMWDKLSEDQQKAIQDAASASTESHKDVWESAIEESIKASEEMGVTFYTIDKQSFIDAATPLHDTFKAENETNVKYFDEFQSHLK; encoded by the coding sequence ATGAAAATGAAAAAGTTATTATCAGTAGCAGCAACTGGCGTTTTATCTTTATCACTTCTAGCGGCATGTGGATCTAATAGTGCAAGTGAGAATGCAGAAAATGGAGGGAGCTCAGAAAGTGCAGAAGCTGTATCATTACGCTTGGCACATAATCAGCCTGAGGATCATCCAGTTCATACTTCATTAATGGAGCTATCAACTCTTACAGAAGAAAACTCAGATGGCAATGTCAAGATAGAATTGTTCCCGAATGGTCAATTAGGACAAGAGCGCGATGTCATTGAGCTTGTAAAGTCAGGTACTCTTGATATGGCGAAGGTAAGTGCCAGTGCATTGGAAGCGTTTGATTCTAATTATGCAATCTTCTCGCTCCCATATGTATTCCAAAGCAAGGAGCATTACTATGAAGTAATGGATAACAGTGAGGCTGTACAGGAGATTTTTCAAGGAACTAAAGATGACGGCTTTGTAGGAATTGGTTGGTATGATGCAGGTCAACGTAGTATTTATACAGCAGATAAAAAAGTAGAATCTCCAGCAGATATGAATGGGATGAAAATTCGTGTTCAAGAAAGTCCAACATCCATTTCTATGATTGAAGCTATGGGTGGAGCACCAACCCCTATGTCTTATGGTGAAGTATATACGTCTCTACAACAAGGTGTTATTGACGGTGCAGAGAATAATGAAACAGCATTAACAAACAGTAAACATGGTGAAGTTGCGAAGGCTTACACTTATACAGAGCACCAGTATGTACCTGATGTGTTGATTGTCAGCACGAAAATGTGGGATAAACTTTCTGAAGACCAACAAAAAGCGATTCAAGATGCAGCTAGTGCTTCAACAGAAAGTCATAAAGATGTATGGGAAAGTGCTATTGAAGAATCAATTAAGGCATCAGAGGAAATGGGTGTAACATTCTATACGATTGATAAGCAATCATTTATTGATGCTGCAACACCTTTACATGATACCTTCAAAGCAGAAAATGAAACGAATGTGAAATACTTTGATGAGTTCCAAAGTCATCTAAAATAA
- a CDS encoding LacI family DNA-binding transcriptional regulator: MSITIKDIAKKVGVSYSTVSKALNNSPLVKPDTKEKIIKLAKEMGYEPNYAAQRLVSKRSNVIGLIWPTLERVAPSTLITKINEEISKHNYSMILSINSIEESIDMFKRFQIDGGIVFNKENYQMPDTFPMPIVTYGVKQQNSIPVIDVNYREAMHTAVHYLHQLGHEKIAFLGDFSIVDERQVEKYHGFQQAMENLGLTLSSHNLVNTAGLDWYDGYMATNRLLSTSFKPTAIIGTSYDISAGIIRALRQANYIIPKDMSVISYDNIPQMENLEVPLTSVGVPVEEMAQQMVETLLNYIEQPSSVPLSQILTPKIFERASCALASTK; the protein is encoded by the coding sequence ATGTCAATTACAATAAAGGATATCGCAAAAAAAGTGGGGGTTAGTTATTCAACTGTATCCAAAGCATTAAATAATAGTCCACTTGTAAAGCCTGATACAAAAGAGAAAATTATTAAATTAGCGAAGGAAATGGGCTATGAACCAAATTACGCAGCACAACGACTTGTATCTAAGCGATCAAATGTAATCGGTTTAATTTGGCCGACTTTAGAACGAGTAGCCCCTTCCACATTAATTACAAAAATAAATGAAGAAATTAGTAAGCATAATTATTCAATGATTCTCTCCATCAATTCTATTGAAGAGTCAATTGATATGTTCAAACGCTTCCAGATAGATGGTGGGATTGTATTTAATAAAGAGAATTATCAAATGCCTGATACATTTCCTATGCCTATTGTTACCTATGGTGTAAAACAGCAAAATTCTATTCCAGTTATTGATGTAAACTATAGAGAAGCCATGCATACTGCTGTCCACTACTTACATCAATTAGGACATGAAAAGATTGCGTTTCTAGGAGATTTTTCGATCGTTGATGAACGGCAAGTAGAAAAATATCACGGCTTTCAACAGGCGATGGAAAACCTCGGTCTTACATTATCATCACATAATTTAGTCAATACTGCTGGACTTGACTGGTATGATGGATATATGGCGACGAATCGCCTGCTTAGCACTTCCTTTAAGCCAACAGCCATCATTGGAACTAGTTATGATATTAGTGCCGGGATTATCCGTGCCTTGCGACAAGCAAATTACATTATTCCAAAAGATATGTCTGTCATAAGTTATGACAATATTCCACAAATGGAAAATTTAGAAGTTCCGTTAACAAGCGTAGGAGTACCTGTAGAGGAAATGGCCCAACAAATGGTAGAAACTCTGTTAAACTATATTGAGCAGCCTAGCTCTGTACCACTTAGCCAGATCTTAACACCTAAAATATTTGAAAGGGCCTCTTGTGCCCTTGCTAGTACAAAATAA